The following proteins are encoded in a genomic region of Phycodurus eques isolate BA_2022a chromosome 11, UOR_Pequ_1.1, whole genome shotgun sequence:
- the LOC133409604 gene encoding uncharacterized protein LOC133409604, producing MLYRNLATASEPNLFVADFKLPSNIQSLLGTNKDPSSQGPPQTIRDRRSWAAFPNKDQISKILVVVNETATDQLKLPDVVDNQKYIYQYREEEEEEESKGGKEMDEHTPGSKDQSDGFCHEREEVQNLEAMDLQKEDGNPELQSMEGTLERKQKLQFGGKKAASRGWNSYHTVLYRHTLCFYQDRKETLRSSACGLPLNLTGAECSSAPEYTKKPNCFRLRLRDGSEYLFNPSSRFMLNKWMTKIQANAGASQSVSSLSNIPVDQSIPISLSPPLCSGCYGLAKCYCSSQHDVTSTFPRRKPPNRAKDLDVLSRESTRLPLNPLRRLEEHSTMSSAQGQSCNDDDDDDDSSCNQMVTHRLQGGSEENTSSSHWSPPQSNQDWLTSKGRSHSFTSATYQKIKPTRQICRGPEKGSNYSVTLVLGDKSSDSKTCGAPPAAVAGWQLDACPPRSYTSLPRPRNKYVFKKFFGKKDL from the exons ATGCTCTATCGAAATCTGGCCACCGCCTCAGAACCCAACCTCTTTGTGGCAGACTTCAAGCTGCCATCTAACATCCAGAGCCTCCTGGGTACCAACAAGGACCCCAGTTCCCAAGGCCCACCACAGAccatcagagacagaaggtcATGGGCAGCCTTTCCAAACAAGGACCAAATTAGCAAGATCTTAGTGGTTGTGAATGAAACAGCCACAGATCAATTGAAGCTTCCAGATGTTGTTGACAATCAGAAATATATCTACCAATacagagaggaggaagaggaagaagagtctAAAGGTGGGAAGGAGATGGACGAGCACACACCTGGTTCAAAG GACCAGTCAGATGGCTTCTGTCACGAAAGAGAGGAAGTTCAAAACCTTGAGGCCATGGATCTGCAGAAAGAG GATGGAAATCCTGAGCTGCAATCTATGGAGGGAACTCTTGAGAGAAAGCAAAAGCTGCAATTTGGAGGAAAGAAA GCTGCCTCCAGAGGCTGGAACTCGTATCACACTGTCTTATATCGACACACCTTGTGCTTCTATCAGGATAGAAAGGAAACGCTGAGA AGTTCTGCGTGTGGCCTGCCGCTGAACCTCACTGGAGCTGAGTGTTCATCTGCTCCAGAGTACACCAAGAAACCCAACTGCTTCCGTTTGAG GCTGCGTGATGGCTCCGAATATCTGTTCAATCCCTCGTCACGCTTTATGTTGAACAAATGGATGACCAAAATACAAGCAAACGCAG GTGCAAGCCAGTCTGTGTCTTCATTGTCAAACATCCCAGTAGATCAAAGCATCCCCATTTCCTT AAGCCCCCCTCTGTGCTCAGGCTGCTATGGTCTGGCCAAATGCTACTGCTCCTCCCAGCATGATGTCACCTCCACGTTTCCCAGACGGAAACCCCCGAACCGAGCCAAAGACCTGGATGTCCTCTCCAGAGAGTCCACGCGCTTGCCACTGAATCCCCTAAGACGTTTGGAGGAACATTCGACCATGTCATCCGCACAAGGACAGTCCTGCA atgatgatgacgatgatgatgacagcAGCTGTAACCAAATGGTGACTCATAGACTTCAGGGAGGAAGTGAGGAAAACACCTCTTCCTCCCATTGGTCCCCCCCACAGAGCAATCAGGACTGGCTTACCAGCAAGGGTCGCTCCCACTCCTTCACTTCTG CAACCTATCAGAAGATCAAGCCCACGCGGCAGATCTGCAGAGGCCCAGAGAAAGGGTCTAACTACAGTGTGACACTGGTGCTGGGAGATAAGTCATCAGACAGTAAAACCTGTGGAGCTCCACCGGCGGCGGTGGCCGGATGGCAGCTGGACGCTTGCCCGCCGAGGAGCTACACCAGCCTGCCTCGGCCTCGCAACAAATACGTCTTTAAGAAATTCTTTGGCAAAAAGGACCTGTGA